The following is a genomic window from Candidatus Melainabacteria bacterium RIFOXYA2_FULL_32_9.
CATAAATATTTTGTAATATTTTAAAAAATTTTTATTATATTAAAATAGCTTACTCTATTGACTCATGGTTCACTTAAATAAATATTAAGCTTCCTTTTTAACAATATGATGCAAATTCTGTTAAAATGTACTAAAGGTTTACTTGGGATAGTCAACATATAGAAAAATGAATTCTAAATGTAACTAACTAAAATATGGAGATTGGTCTAATATGGAGTTTGATCAATTAAAAGGTGGGGTAGGGGATCATTTTGTGGAATCAAAAGAAAAAATTGAACATTTAAATAAAATGGTAAAAGGTCTTACAGATAATAAAAATCCTGGTGGAAATGATACTTTAAAGAGAATTGAAGCCAAGCTCGATATTATAGCTCAACAAGATAATCCTAACGAATATCTTGATGTGATTTTGGAAAATTTAAGGACAGGTTTAGAAGAAAAACAAAGTATTCTTGATTCTAAAATAACTTCAATAGAAGAATTAGCAGGTCAAATAACAGGTTTATTAAAAGATCAATCTTTAGATCAAACTACACAGAAAGAATTTGACTCTTTTAGAGTGGAAATAGGTAATTTAACAGAGGAGTTGACTCAAATTCAAGAAAATATTAATGATATTAATGGTCAGATAGTTGAAGTAAATAAAAATAGCCAGCAGACAAACAATATTATTTGTAACATAAGTGATAAACAAGCATTAGAGTACATTAAGTCTGCTACAGATTCTTTGGATCTTAATATAAACGCTACTTTATCAGCGTTATCAATACTAGATTTAAAGGTAAAAACTATCTCTGATAATTTAGAGAAAATATCTTCTCTTGATAATATTAATTTAATTAAAGATGATGTGGCTCGAATATCTGATAAGATTAACGGTTTACTTGAAATTATTAGAACATCATCTACAGTTAAAGATATTGACAATATTAAGGGCGAAATAAACCTTGTATTTGCAAAGTTTGGAGAATTCCAGGATTATATTGATCCATCAATAGCTGATATTAAAGAAGGGTTAGATGAATTATTAGATCAAAAAGCTAATGAATCTATCAAAAATGAGTTAGTTAATATTAATAAAAAAGTTTTTGAACTCGTTGAGACTAGTCAGCCACTAAATAATATTGATTTAATTAAAAACAATGTAATAGAAGTATCAGAAAAATTAAGTGAAGTACGGGAAGTTTTAAGTAAAACTCCTACCAATGTTGATATTGGATATATAAAAAAAGACATAGAGACTGCAAATAATAGATTTGGTGAATTTCAGGAACACATGATTTTTACTATTGCTCAACTTAAGGAAAATCTTAATGAAGCTTTAAATCGTGAAATTAAGGGTGAATTAAGTAGGACCACAGATGATATTTCTGATAAGTTTGAACAAATAAAAAATGATATAAATACAGTAGATGAAAGATTTTCTGAGCTTCAAAATTACATTAATCCATCAATGGCTGATGTTAAAGAAAGTTTGAGTGATTTAATAGTCCAAACATCTAATGAATCTATCAAGAACGAATTGACTACTATTAATGAGAAAATATCTGAGCTTGCTGAGAATAGCCAACAGATAAACAATATTGACCTGGTTAAAGATAAGATAAATACCGTAGATGCAAGGATTTCATGGCTTCAAAACTACATTGATCCATCAATAACAGGTATTAAGGAAAGTTTAAATGAGTTAATACTTAAAGCGTCTGATGAACCTATTAAAAGCAGTGTAATAGAAGTATCAGAAAAATTAGGTGAAATACAGAAAATATTAGGTAAAACTTCTACGACTGGTGATATTGAGCATATAAAAACAGAAATAAATTTTGTGAATGCAAAATTTTCTGAGCTTCAAAATCATATCGATTCTTCAATAGTAAACATTAAAGATAATTTTGGGCAGCTATTAACTCAAGAAACCGGTGAGAAAATAGAAAATGAATTAGGAGAGACAGTAAATAAACTTTCTGATGGATTTGAGAGTGTAAAAAACAATATTTCTTCAGTTCAACAGGAAATCCTGAATTTAAGTAATGCTTTATCTTTTATAACTGAAAAAATTCCTGAGCTTGAAAATACGACCAATTCTTTAAATGTAAAAGATGATGTAGAAGAAATAAAGAATTTAGTAAATGATTTATTTCTTAAAGATGATACAAGGCCTCTTATTGATAATCTAGAACTAATTCAGTCAAAAATTAATGAATTAGAGTATCTTACCAAAAATAATTTTGAACCTAAATTAACTAAGGTCCAGGATGATTTTTATATATTTCAGGATAAATTAAATATATCAATATCAAGTTTAATTAAGCCTATAAATGAAGAATTAATTGATCTTAATGAAAAAATCCTTGATCTGAAGGAATATTTTGCTTTCAGAAAAAATAATGATGATGAGCATAAAGATGAATTAGCAATAATTGCTGAGCGTTTTAATGATATTTGGACTAGTGCCAGGCTAACCCTCGATAAATTAAATGATCAGGTCTTAGTTACAGAAGACTCTATTGATAAATTTCAAAACACAGTGAAGCGCTTTTTCGATTTATCTGAAGATACAAACATAGTAATTACTAATATTTTGAAGAAAACAACTGATATTGACAGCAGTTTATCTGAAATAGACAATAGATTAGAAGAAAAACTTGATAATATTGCTTTTAGTCTAAATAATGAGTCTAGAAAAATACTAAATAATATTAATGAAGGTAATAATGAGCTTACTGATAAGTTAAGTTCAATGATTGAAGCTGATTTTAACTTCTTAAGATCAGATATTATTGAATTTAAAGATAAACAGGAAAGAGTTTTACAGGATAATCTTACCAATCAGGAAAGTGTTCAAAATAGTTTATCCAATCTCCATTTTTCTATAACTGATTCTGCAGATTCAGTTGTCAAAAAATTAAATGATGTAGCTTTAGATGTTTACAAGTTAAACAATTCTTCCTTAGAAACTTTATCAAATACTGAAGTGGTTAAAGAAGCCCTGGTGCAGATTGCAGGATGGGTTGATAATGCAGAAGCGTTATTTACTGAAACTAACGATAATGTCAGAGAAATTAAGGAAAATGATGAAGTTAATAAGATTCTGGCTGAATTAATAGCAATAAAAGAGTATATTACTAAAAACTCTGTAAATCATGAAGATGTTTCTACCAGAATAGAGAATAATCTTGCTGAGACTAAAGATGACATAAAATCTTCTCTAAATGTTATTAAAAAAAGGCAAGAATACGATTTTGACAATATTAATACAAATATTTCCGGTGTTTCTCAGGAATTATTTAATATAACCCAATCAATTACAAGTTTTGAAGATAAAATTAAGCAGGATATTCAAGTATTAAGCAATTCTATCTCTGAAAAATTAAATTCTTCACAAACAGCAGCTTATCCTATTGAAGAGATAGAATCCAATTTAGAATCCAATTTAAATCAGATTAAAGAAAATATTAATGTAGAACTCAAGAAAATTAGCAATAAATTTAGTGATCTTGAAACTAACTTTGAAAATGTAGAAGAAAAGCTTAATAATATTGAAACCAGATTAGCTATAAATAATGATCAAGAAATGAAGCAAATGCTTGAATTTATAGCAGGTCAAGTTACCATGGCAAATGAGAGCGGTAAAGGAACGGGTTTACTTCTCAAGAAAATTGCAGTTTTAGAAAAACAAATGGGTGAATTTGATACCAGTTTGAGAAAAGTAGTTAGTTTTCTTGACGCTGAATAAGACTTAAAAAGCTCTGACGTGTCAGAGCTTTTTAAAAGATTATAATTAAAGATTGTTTATGAAGTGGGTATGATACTTAGTTATAATACACGAATAAAATTAGGATTAACGATAATAATATTAGCTGTTTTTTTATCTAATATTCAGCTTTTGGTGATTAATCTGGATTTTTTTAATCAAAAGATAAAAGTTTATCCTAATTATCCTGATAGAAAACAGTTTATTAAGTATGAGCAGCAATTTAAAACTGTAAGAAAAGAATTACCGCCTTATGGTTCTGTTGGTTATATTACTGATGATAAAATAAGAGCTTTTGATAGAGATGCAAGGTTTTTTGTAGCACAATATATGCTTTCGCCATTGGTTGTGGTCAATTCTATAAACTATAAATATATTATAGGCAATTTTTATGCTCCAATTAATCCAGAGTCATACAAAAAATATAATTTAGTGCTTATCAAGGATTTTGGTGATGGGATAATACTGTTTGAAAGAGAAGATAAATAATGCTTTCATCTATATTAGCTGTTTTTGTAGCTATATTAATTGGATTTCTTATAATTATGCTTTTATGGCCAGAGCAAAAAAGCATAATTTCTAATTTTTTACTGAAATTTTCTCTTGCTATAGGTCTAGGATTTGGGGTTTCTTCCTGCTTATTTTTTATTTGGAGATTATTTAATCTGGATTTTGGAAAATTTATATTAGTAGAAATTTTTGTGATTGTAGCTTTAATTTTGTTAAGATATAAATTGAAAAAACAGGATTATTACAGGGAATTAGAAGAATTATCAATCTATAATCCAAAAGCAGAAAGTGAATCTTTTTTGCAGAAAATTTTTTCTGTTGGTTTTTTGATGATATTTTTTATGGCAATGATTCTGTTTATACAGTTCTCAATAAAATTCCCTCATGGAGAAAGAGATGCTTTTGCTATCTGGAATGTTCATGCGAGGTTTTTATTTAGAGGAGGAGAACATTGGATAGATTGTCTTACTAATAATATAGTTTGGTTTCATCCTGATTATCCCTTGCTTCTTCCCGGTATTATTGCCAGATGCTGGAATTATATAGGTCATGAAGCAGTAATGGTGCAAATCCTTATATCTTTCTTCTTTACATTTGCAATAGTTGGATTATTATTCTCCTTTATTTCTATTTCTAAAAGTAAAGTGCAAGGAGGGTTAGCGGCATGGTTTTTATTGAGTCTTCCTATGTTCATTGGATTTGGATCTTCTCAATGTGCAGATGTTCCTTTGGGGTTTTTTATTTTAGCAACAATAATTTTATTTAGTTTTCAAGATAAATTAGACAACAATAATTATAATTTACTGATTTTAGCTGGCATGATGGCTGGATTAGCGGCTTGGACAAAAAATGAAGGTTTATTATTTTTGTTTTCAATATTTATAGCTCGTTTTATTACAGTTTTTCTTGCAAAAGGATGGAAAACTTGTTTAAAACAATTATCCTGGTTTACGATAGGCTTTCTTCCTATATTATTGATAATTATTTATTTTAAAACCCAGCTTGCACCGCCAAATGATATATTTTTATATCAGAAATTAGATCAAATCATAGTTAAATTAACAGATTTTTCCAGATATTCTATTACATTAAATGCTTTTATTGAGAGTTTATGTTTTATGGGTGGTTTTATTGCCCCAGTCTTATTATTGATTTATCCGTTATTAATGGGTATAGAAATAAATACCGAGAATAAATTGAGCATTATTACAACATCTATTACATTGTTTTTAATGTTAATGGGATATTTCTTTATCTATATAATTACACCTTATGATATCAATTGGCATATACAGAGCTCTATAAGCAGACTATTTATACAATTATGTCCAATACTTACATTTTTATATTTTATGTTAATTCGTACTCCGGAAGAGGCTTTAACCAAAATAAAAAAGAAGATAAAATTCCTTAAATTTTTTATTACGTCCTTAACTTACCCGATCCTGGTAATTCACATTAATTCTTTATTCTGAAATAATTCATAAAGACTGTGTATAACCTGTTAATAAAGGTATTTTATTATGCATGAATTTCCACCGGGTCTAAGCTGGTTTAACGTAGATAAGCCATTAAAAACTACTGATCTGATAGGAAAAGTCGTTCTTGTGGATTTTTGGACATATTCTTGTATCAACTGTATAAGGATGATTCCTTTTTTAAAATACTGGTATAACAGTTATCATAAATATGGTTTTGAGATCATTGGAATTCATGCTCCTGAATTTGGCTTTGAAAAGGATTCATTAAACGTTGAAAATGCTATTAAGCGATATGAAATTCCTTATCCTGTAGTACTGGATAATAATCATAGATTGTGGACGGTATATAATAATCATTATTGGCCGGCCCATTATCTGCATGACGCTATAGGAAAGCTCAGATATACTCATTTTAGTGAAGGTGGGTATGAAAAAACAGAAGAAATGATAAGAAAATTGCTTGAAGAGAAGGGAGAGAAAATCGAAGAGCCAATAATCCCTCTTAAAGTTCCTATAGATTTTACAAAAATAGGATCTCCTGAGACTTATCTTGGTTATGGCAGAATGGTTGGCTTTGCAAGTTCTGAAGAATTAAAATACGATGCTTCTCAATATTATTCGGTTCCTCAAGAAATTAAAAAAAATAGAGTGTATTTTGAAGGATTATGGAAAATAGAAATCGATAAATCAACACTGGAAAAGCCAGAAGGTAAAATAGTTTATAGATATTCTGCTAATAAAATAAATCTTGTTATGGGGTCGAAAAATCCAATTAGAGCCAGAGTTCTTGTTGATGGAGAAAAACTCCAGATTGGTAATAAGGGCGATGATATTGACGAAAATGGTTATCTCAATATTCAGGAGTATAAATTGTATAACTTAATAAATACTCATAGTTATTACGAAGTTCATACCTGTGAAGTCATTTTCTTTGATGCTGGTGTTGAGGTGTTTGCTTTTACATTTGGTTAGTTTCTCAAGACTTTTATATTTTAATTATTCTTCTTGGGGGATTAATTTATAAAAACTTTATTTTATCTTTTCATAAATGTTGGAAGGGAAAATAAGGTAGGAAAAGTTATGAAAAACCTGGAATGGATCAAAAAAGAGGAATGGAATGAAGAAAAACATAAATATCATTGGTTTGAACCTCTTGATTGGGATGAATTTGTTAAGTTTATAGGTGGAAATCCAGATAATCCTATTTGGCCTGGAGAGGATTCAGATAGAGATCATCTAAAAAATGAACCAGGTAAAACATCAGGTAGAAAATGGCAAGATTGGTGGAAGTTTTATTGGGCTTGGCAAATACAATATAACAATAAAAAATTGCCAGATAATCTTTCAGCTTGGGCTATGCCAATTGATAATAATTTAACCACAGAAGATATTATGTACTGGATGAAACATTGGAAAAGCTATGTTTCAAGACATTGGAAGGCATGGGAAAAACATGGTAAACCAAGACCAACGAATGAGCATAGTTCTATAGAGTATAATTCATTGATTGCCTGGGGTGCTGATCCTGAAAACCCACCATTTTATGTTAAACAAGATTGATAAAAGGAGTTTTAATATGGGTAATAATGGATTTATTGATATAACTAAGCAAACAGAAAGAGCCAGATTATATTTTGAAGATAAATTGGCATTTACAGTAGGTCCAGTTGAATTAAAAGGAATGTTAGAAGATCCTACAGTCCAAATCATTGATGTTAGAAAGAAGGAAGATTACGATAAAGGTCATATTCCAATGGCTATCTCGATCCCTAAAAAAGACTTAGAAAATAATTTAAATAAAATATCAAAAGATAAAATTAATGTAGTTTATTGTTATACCCAGCAATGCCACCTTGCTGCAAAGGCAGCAGTGATTCTTGCAGAAAAGGGTTATCCTGTTATGGAGCTGGAAGGTGGTATTGATGTTTGGAAAAACCAGTATCAGTTTGAAATTGTGAGTTAAGAATTAATATATTAAGGGTGCGACAAAAAATTCTTATATCAAGTTGCAGTCAAAAAAGAATTAATCAGGTATTTTTGTGGAAGCACCTATGAGCCATGTCAATTTGTTGGCGCATCAGTGCTGGAATAAAAATACCTGATTGAATACAAATAGGTATAAGCAAAATAATAAAAGAGGACGATCAGTCCTCTTTTATTACGTCCTCAACTGATTATTTTATCTTCGTTGCTGTTCGAGATGTTGGACGCTCTTAAGACTCCTCCAATAAAGTAATTAGTTAATTGCAATATGGTATAAATTAACTTGATAGTATTAAACTGGGATTCGTTTCATATTAAAAAAATTCCTTTTAATATATAATAATAATGGCTACATTAAAACAGACGGATAAAATGAGAATATGACTTTTAGATTTTTAACATCTGGTGAGTCCCATGGTAAATGTCTTACAGCAATTATAGAAGGTGTTCCTGCTGGAATTGAGTTAAAAGTAGAAGATATAAATAAAGAATTATTTAGAAGACAGCAGGGGTATGGCCGTGGCGGCCGCATGAAAATCGAACAGGATGCAGTTATTATAAATTCTGGAGTACGGCATGGAATTACCACAGGTGCACCAATATGCCTTGTTATTGAAAATAAAGACTGGGAAAACTGGCAAGTGCCGATGGCTACACAACCAGTTGAATTGACTTCTGCAAATGTTGATTTAATTCAACAGAAAAAGATTACCCATGTAAGGCCAGGGCATGCCGATCTTCCTGGTGCTTTAAAATATAATCACGAAGATGTCAGAAATGTTCTTGAAAGATCAAGTGCAAGGGAAACTGCTATAAGAGTGGCTGTTGGAGCTGTTGCTTCTATAATTTTAAAGAATTTCAATATTGAGATTTTTAGTCACGTTCTAAGAATTGGCTCAGCAGCAGTAAATGTAGAATCTTTTCCTGATAATTACAATATAATTA
Proteins encoded in this region:
- a CDS encoding rhodanese, encoding MGNNGFIDITKQTERARLYFEDKLAFTVGPVELKGMLEDPTVQIIDVRKKEDYDKGHIPMAISIPKKDLENNLNKISKDKINVVYCYTQQCHLAAKAAVILAEKGYPVMELEGGIDVWKNQYQFEIVS